CGCCGGGATCGAAGCACGTCGGAATGGAAGCAAGAAAACTCTGTATAATCGGAAACGCGCGCACCCAGCAGAAGAACCCGATAACGGCGCGCTTCTCGCACTTTTTTATCGTATTCATCGTCGAGGCCGAGAGCGGCAGGATATTGGACCTCGACGTCACGGTGATGCTTAAGGCGACGGGAGATTTTATAAAGGAGCTCTTCATCGGGCGCTCGCTCGCCGACGTAGACAAAGAGCTTATAGAAGCGATACGCACGACTTATCTCGCGTCGTCGCAGAAAGCGCTTCAGATGGCCTACATGGAGGCCGTCAAAAAGTACCGGACGTGGCGCAGCGAACACGGCGTGGGAAAGTTCGAATGAAAACCGTCCGTGCAAACGCGCCCTTGAACGTTGCGTCGCCGTCTGGGCTGTCTCCGCAGCTTCAAGGCCTATGGTGAAGCCCGGCCGTCGGCCTCGCCGACAGGCAGCGCCCTTTATTTGCGACGCTGGCCTATCAAGGCTTACTCTCAAGGGCCTTTGCGTTTATCTTCCTGCCCGAATCTAAGAGCTTTTGATTTCGTTATCGGACTTTTTCAGCGGCGGCTGCAGCAGCTTATAAAGCTCCGGCCTGCGCATAGCGAACGCCTTTATAAAATTTCGCGCGTCCGTCGCCTCATCCGGCTCGATATCTACGAAAGCGCCCTCCTCGCCGGCGCTTCCCTCGTAAAGCGCGCGCCCCCACGGGTCTATCACCGCGGAATGTCCTCCGAAGGCCTCGGAGTTCGTCACGCCGACCCTGTTGCAGGCCGCGACGAACATCATATTCTCGATCGCACGCGCGCGAAGAAGCGTCTTCCAGTGATCGATTCGCGATGACGGCCACTCTGCTGAAATAATGCAGAGCTGCGCTCCGGCGAGTGCGCCCATGCGCAGCCACTCGCAGAATCGCAAGTCATAGCAGATCGCGAGGCTGATCTTTACGCCGCCGAACTCGAACACGCAGAGCTCGCTCCCCGCGCTCAGATACCTATCTTCATCCATCATCGGCACAAGGTGCGCCTTGTCGTAATGCGCGACAAGACGCCCGTCTGGCGAAACGACGAGGGCGCGGTTCACCGCGCCGCGCTCCGTAAGGGCGAGCACCGAGCCGCCGGCGAAGCAGACATTATACTTTTGCGCGAGTCCGCCGAGAAACTCCGCCGCCTCGCGCGCCTCCATGTCGCCGTACTTCTCCGCCCTGCTTATCACGTAGCCTACGTCGAAAATCTCCGGCAGCACTACGATGGTCTCCAACTCCGACGGCCTGTGATGCCTTTTCATCCACCCCGACACCGCGCGGAAATTCGCCGCGCGATCCCCCAGCTTCACATCGATCTGCGCTATACCTATACGAAGCATAAAATCACACCTCTATCAGAATTCAACATCCGCTCGGACAATGCAGCCGAAGCAAGAGCTGTTCTTCGCTCCGAGCCCGCACTCCAGCGCGACGGAAAGCAGGCCGTTCGGCCCGGTTACTTTGAAAGTACCGCTCCAGCCCTTTATCGGAAAAGTTTTTCCCCTGTCGTACATCGATACCTGTTCCCGCACCTCGCCTAACGGAGTAATTTCCACCCTGCCCTCGGGTATCTCGGCACCTGGATAGAGCGCGCGGAATTTTTTTATCAGATTGTTATGAACAGATTCCGAGAATTCTTTTTGATAAGGCGTCAGGTATACAGTATATTTCCTTCCGTCTTCCCTCTGCGACGCAATGTAGCATGTAATAGGGGAAAGGGTTTTTACCGTCATTTCCTCCCCATCTGCCGACATTTCCGCCGCTTTTATCTCTTCACAATAAACAAGGTTATTTCCTATCCTGATTTCTCTGCTTGCAAGCGCTCCGCAGGCGACGCCGTCGAGGGTCTCTGCGACCGGAGTGGAGACGACGATGCTGATAGGCAGAGCAAATTCTATTGAATCGGCTCCGATTTTAGGCGCCGTTTTAGAGCTGGGCCAGCCTATCGCAAAGAGCTTAAGCGGATGCCCGTCCACCACATACCCCTGATCGTGGAGGAAATCCCCCCATTCGGCGGGAAGCAGGCGGTAGACCATCGACTGGAAAAGATGCAGATTGGCGCGCGGCAGCTTTAAAACATTTGCCTCGTTGGAATTTATAGACAGCAAAATATGCAAGACGATCCCTCCGTCCCCACGCCGAAAATTCCCATCTGATTTCAGAGTAACATGATAACGGGGTTTTGGGAATATTTAGGTATAAATTTTCAAAAAGTACAATTGTAAAAATATATCATTTTTGTTATAGTAATATTGTAATATGTTCTCGTGAAATTTGATTCTGCTTTACTACAAGTATTTGGTTTTTGCTTTTAAAAGTAATAAATTGTCAGCATAACAGGGGTGAGAATTTTGGGATTCTTAGACGCGGTCAAAGATATTGGCAGAAGAGAAGCCGAGAAATACCAAGACGAATTTTCGGACATCGACAGCTTCGTCGAGATGCCTGCCGATAAGCTGACTCAAGAAATTCGCGTGTGGCTAAAAGTTGAGGACGTTCAGGCTGAAACGCTCAAGGTTCTTGGAATTTCTAAGATCGACATAGCGGAGTTCGGCAGCGGAAATGACGATGAAAGGATAAAACCTACCCTCCGGTAATTTTATGAGAGTATAACAAATTCTGTGTAAACTCCATAGAGAAGAAAGCAAGCCTCCTGGATTGGTGTTAAGATAAATTCAATCCAGGAGGATATTTTTATGGCAAGACAGAGAAAACTGACACCGGAAAGAAAAGCGCTTATTCAGAGTCTCCTTTCCC
The window above is part of the Synergistes jonesii genome. Proteins encoded here:
- a CDS encoding DUF3870 domain-containing protein; translated protein: MEARKLCIIGNARTQQKNPITARFSHFFIVFIVEAESGRILDLDVTVMLKATGDFIKELFIGRSLADVDKELIEAIRTTYLASSQKALQMAYMEAVKKYRTWRSEHGVGKFE
- a CDS encoding carbon-nitrogen family hydrolase, with protein sequence MLRIGIAQIDVKLGDRAANFRAVSGWMKRHHRPSELETIVVLPEIFDVGYVISRAEKYGDMEAREAAEFLGGLAQKYNVCFAGGSVLALTERGAVNRALVVSPDGRLVAHYDKAHLVPMMDEDRYLSAGSELCVFEFGGVKISLAICYDLRFCEWLRMGALAGAQLCIISAEWPSSRIDHWKTLLRARAIENMMFVAACNRVGVTNSEAFGGHSAVIDPWGRALYEGSAGEEGAFVDIEPDEATDARNFIKAFAMRRPELYKLLQPPLKKSDNEIKSS
- the cas6 gene encoding CRISPR-associated endoribonuclease Cas6; translated protein: MHILLSINSNEANVLKLPRANLHLFQSMVYRLLPAEWGDFLHDQGYVVDGHPLKLFAIGWPSSKTAPKIGADSIEFALPISIVVSTPVAETLDGVACGALASREIRIGNNLVYCEEIKAAEMSADGEEMTVKTLSPITCYIASQREDGRKYTVYLTPYQKEFSESVHNNLIKKFRALYPGAEIPEGRVEITPLGEVREQVSMYDRGKTFPIKGWSGTFKVTGPNGLLSVALECGLGAKNSSCFGCIVRADVEF